The following DNA comes from Catenulispora sp. EB89.
GTGCTGGTGGACGTCGCGGTCTTCCGCGACCATCCCGGACGGCTGATCCGGGCGCTGGCGCGCGTCGGGGATGCCAAGGTCCTGATTCTCGGGCCGTCGACGGCGGTGGACGAGGCGGTCGAGGCGGTGCAGGACGGTGTCCAGGGGTGGATTCTGACCAGGTCGTCGAGTGCGGAGATGGCCAGGGCGGTCCGCGGCGCGCTGGCTGGCGAGTACTGGGTGCCGTTCGAGCTGGTGACAGAGGTACTGCGCACCCACACGCTCGCCGACCTGCGCGGCGAAGGGCAAGAGGGTACGGACTGTGATGCGCGGGTGGCGGCGCTCGGCGTGCGGGAGAAGCTGGTGCTCGAATGCCTGGTCGAGGGCCTGGACCGGCGTGCGATCGCGAGGCGGATGGCCGTCTCCGAGCACACGGTCAGGACCCATGTCAGGCGGATCCTGAAGAAGCTGGACGCGCACAGCATGCTGGAGGCGGCGGCCATCGGCCGACAGGCGGGGCTGGGCGGCGGGACGTGAGATCTTCACCTTTTAGTGTCATCGAGTGACCGGACGTTCCGGGGCCTCGTTGACGTGGTGTGAGAGTCATGCTCTGCGACGCGTATCGGCTGTTCGCTGAGGCGTTCGCATCGGCGTTGAGGCAGCGCGGTCATGATGTGGTCGACGTCAGCTTCGACCCGCGCGGCTTGGCGGACAGCGGCGGTAAAGCAGACATCTGCGTCGTGGACTTCGGGCCGCCGACGCCTGATCTGGCGGCGTTGGCGGACGCGGCGAACCGTCGCGGCACCAAGGTGCTGGCGCTGACCACGGAACAGGACGCCGCGCCGCTGCACGCGCTGATCACCGCGGGTGTGGACGGGCTGATGTCCAAGCGGCGCACGCTGGAGGAGATCGTTGCGGCGATAGAGCGCCTGCACGCCGGCGCCGGGTACTACGACCCGGTTCTGGTGCGGCACGCGGTGACGACGCGCCGGCCCGGGACGGAATCCGCGGCGGGCCGGCTGACCGGGGCGTTGACGCCGCGGGAGTTGGAGGTGCTGCGGCAGTTGGTGAGCGGGGCCTCGACCGGCGGGATGGCGGCGGCGATGGGGATTTCGGTGACGACGGTGCGGAGCCACACACAGGCGGTGTTGAACAAGCTGGGAGTGAACTCGCGGTTGCAGGCGGCGGCTTGTGCGGTGAGCCACGGGCTCGTCGAGCCGACCGTGTGAGCCGACTGTGTTAGCCGACTGTGTGAGCCGCCATGGAACGTCAAGCATCATGCGCAGGAGCTACATACAAGGGCAAATAGCGTTGAGCGCCAACAAAAAGGCGCCGGGGCAGCCGATCCTCCCACAGCTCGGCCACCCCGGCGGGTCCGCGTCCTACCGGCAGCGATCAGGACGCGGAGTCTGGAGGTGTTTGCGCACGGCCGGCTCCGCTTCTGGCTGAACGCTCAGACGCGGGCCAGCGGCGGTAGCACCGCTCGTCGCACGGCGGCCGGCGCCGGCTCCGGGAAGTGGTCCTCGGGGCGGGCCACGTTGAAGCGTTCCCGCAGCGTGCCGAGGTCGTACTCGGTGCGGAACAGCCCGCGCCGCTGTAGTACCGGCACCACGTGGTCGACGAACGCCGCGAGCCCGCCCGGCAGGATCGGCGGCGCCACGGTGAACCCGTCCGCCGCCCCGGCCTGCGACCACTCCTGCAGCGAGTCGGCGATCTGGTCCGGCGTGCCGACCACCGCGCGGTGGCCGCGGCCGCCGCTCAGGCGCGCCACTATCTGGCCGACGGTCAGGCGCTCGCGGATCGCCAGGTCGGTGATCAGTGCGAACCGGTGGTCGGTCAGGTCCTCCTCGCGCGGCAGCAGGCCGGCGGGGATCGGCCGGTCGGGATCGAGCCCTGACACGTCGACGTCCAGCAGATCAGAGAGCTGGCTCACGCCCGGCTCCGCGAGCTGCAGCTCGGTCAGCTCGCGCGCGAGCCGGCGGGCCTCGGCCTCCGTGGAGCCGATGACCGGGGCGATGCCCGGCAGTATGACGGGGACGTGCGCTTCCCGGCCGTAGGCGGCGGCGCGCGACTTCACTTCGTGCGAGAACGCCGCGGCGTCGGCGATGTTCTGCTGCGCTGTGAGCACGACC
Coding sequences within:
- a CDS encoding DNA-binding response regulator — its product is MLCDAYRLFAEAFASALRQRGHDVVDVSFDPRGLADSGGKADICVVDFGPPTPDLAALADAANRRGTKVLALTTEQDAAPLHALITAGVDGLMSKRRTLEEIVAAIERLHAGAGYYDPVLVRHAVTTRRPGTESAAGRLTGALTPRELEVLRQLVSGASTGGMAAAMGISVTTVRSHTQAVLNKLGVNSRLQAAACAVSHGLVEPTV
- a CDS encoding LuxR C-terminal-related transcriptional regulator, coding for MPEGTIVVCDALCAVADALAAYLRGEGLTVVATVSGSEELLAAVAEHRPEVVLVDVAVFRDHPGRLIRALARVGDAKVLILGPSTAVDEAVEAVQDGVQGWILTRSSSAEMARAVRGALAGEYWVPFELVTEVLRTHTLADLRGEGQEGTDCDARVAALGVREKLVLECLVEGLDRRAIARRMAVSEHTVRTHVRRILKKLDAHSMLEAAAIGRQAGLGGGT